The following proteins come from a genomic window of Nocardiopsis sp. YSL2:
- a CDS encoding GH1 family beta-glucosidase, whose product MTDPILPPGLLFGTATAAYQVEGAATEGGRGPSIWDTYSRTPGRVARGESGDVACDHYHRYAEDVALMADLGVDLYRFSVSWPRVLPTGSGAVNAEGLAFYDRLVDTVLEAGIEPALTLYHWDLPQALEDGGGWRARDTAYRFAEYARVVADRLGDRVRRWITLNEPFCSAFVGHAVGRHAPGTREGRPALAAAHHLLLAHGLAVGELRAAGAEQVGITLNPDHLVPATDSDADRAAVERARTLHNRTWLDPILTGAYPDNERETWPGLADGSYRLEGDLDTIARPLDFVGINYYRPIMLRDAPHSEPDPALRTAADIGTEQVPFEGVRHTTMGWPVVPHTFTDLLVDLKRRYPGLPPLLITENGSAEDDRPDADGLVHDSERVDYLRDHLAALAAAIEAGVDVRGYFVWSLLDNFEWAFGYERRFGLVRVDYETLERHPKDSFRWYRDFLGEHRARRKAEPGAR is encoded by the coding sequence ATGACCGACCCGATCCTGCCCCCCGGACTCCTCTTCGGCACCGCCACCGCCGCCTACCAGGTCGAGGGCGCGGCCACCGAGGGCGGCCGGGGCCCGTCCATCTGGGACACCTACTCCCGCACGCCCGGCCGGGTGGCCCGGGGCGAGAGCGGTGACGTGGCCTGCGACCACTACCACCGCTACGCCGAGGACGTGGCCCTCATGGCCGACCTGGGCGTGGACCTGTACCGGTTCTCCGTGTCCTGGCCGCGCGTGCTGCCCACCGGGAGCGGAGCCGTCAACGCCGAGGGCCTGGCCTTCTACGACCGCCTCGTGGACACCGTCCTGGAGGCGGGGATCGAACCCGCCCTGACGCTCTACCACTGGGACCTGCCCCAGGCCCTGGAGGACGGGGGCGGCTGGCGGGCGCGCGACACGGCGTACCGCTTCGCCGAGTACGCCCGCGTGGTCGCCGACCGCCTCGGGGACCGGGTGCGCCGATGGATCACCCTGAACGAGCCGTTCTGCTCGGCGTTCGTGGGCCACGCCGTGGGCCGCCACGCGCCCGGCACCCGCGAGGGCCGCCCCGCGCTGGCCGCCGCCCACCACCTCCTCCTCGCCCACGGGCTGGCCGTGGGCGAACTGCGGGCCGCCGGCGCCGAGCAGGTCGGCATCACCCTCAACCCCGACCACCTGGTGCCCGCCACCGACTCCGACGCCGACCGGGCCGCGGTGGAGCGGGCGCGCACCCTGCACAACCGGACGTGGCTGGACCCGATCCTCACCGGCGCCTACCCCGACAACGAGCGGGAGACCTGGCCGGGGCTCGCCGACGGCTCCTACCGGCTCGAGGGCGACCTCGACACCATCGCCCGGCCGCTGGACTTCGTGGGGATCAACTACTACCGGCCCATCATGCTGCGCGACGCCCCGCACAGCGAGCCCGACCCGGCACTGCGCACGGCCGCGGACATCGGAACCGAACAGGTCCCCTTCGAGGGCGTGCGGCACACGACCATGGGCTGGCCGGTCGTCCCGCACACCTTCACCGACCTGCTGGTCGACCTCAAGCGACGCTACCCCGGCCTGCCGCCGCTGCTGATCACCGAGAACGGCTCGGCCGAGGACGACCGGCCCGACGCCGACGGCCTCGTGCACGACTCCGAGCGCGTCGACTACCTGCGCGACCACCTGGCCGCCCTGGCCGCCGCGATCGAGGCGGGGGTCGACGTGCGCGGCTACTTCGTGTGGTCGCTGCTGGACAACTTCGAGTGGGCCTTCGGCTACGAGCGGCGCTTCGGGCTGGTCAGGGTGGACTACGAGACCCTGGAGCGCCACCCCAAGGACAGCTTCCGCTGGTACCGGGACTTCCTGGGCGAGCACCGCGCGCGCAGGAAGGCGGAACCCGGCGCACGCTGA
- a CDS encoding methyltransferase, with translation MTEDENAGRELIRLMTGPWVARSVATAVRLGVVDRLAEGAADAEEIAGALGLHPDRLHRLLRLLSAVDLVQPRAGRYELTGTGAGLQRKHPSRLRDLVLLYDSGMFARAWGSLEESVRTGRTAFEAAHGTDVFTYLSEHPGDAERYSAGIAAGGRFGKALPAVYDFADATVVADLGGGDGDLLCTVLDHAPHLRGVLVERPTALPAASERLSAHLESGRATLVAGDFLESVPSGADVHILSRVLHNWSDDEARAVLRRSREALEPGGRVLILERILPDDGSPLLASLFDVHMMVMTSGAERTEHQYEALLRDAGLTTERVADLSLEMRLLVAAPLRG, from the coding sequence GTGACCGAAGACGAGAACGCCGGCCGCGAACTGATCCGGCTGATGACCGGCCCCTGGGTGGCCCGGTCCGTGGCCACCGCCGTGCGCCTGGGCGTGGTGGACCGCCTGGCGGAGGGCGCCGCCGACGCGGAGGAGATTGCCGGGGCGCTCGGACTCCACCCCGACCGGCTGCACCGGCTGCTGCGGTTGCTGAGCGCGGTCGACCTCGTCCAGCCCAGGGCGGGCCGCTATGAGCTCACCGGCACCGGCGCCGGGCTGCAGCGCAAGCACCCCTCGCGGCTGCGCGACCTCGTGCTGCTCTACGACAGCGGCATGTTCGCCCGGGCCTGGGGAAGCCTGGAGGAGTCGGTGCGCACCGGGCGGACCGCCTTCGAGGCCGCCCACGGTACCGACGTCTTCACCTACCTGTCGGAGCACCCGGGGGACGCCGAACGCTACTCCGCCGGGATCGCTGCGGGCGGGCGGTTCGGCAAGGCCCTGCCCGCCGTGTACGACTTCGCGGACGCCACGGTGGTCGCCGACCTGGGCGGGGGCGACGGCGACCTGCTCTGCACGGTCCTGGACCACGCGCCGCACCTGCGGGGGGTGCTCGTGGAGCGGCCGACGGCCCTGCCCGCCGCCAGCGAACGCCTCTCGGCGCATCTGGAGAGCGGCCGCGCCACGCTCGTGGCCGGGGACTTCCTGGAGTCCGTGCCCTCCGGGGCCGACGTCCACATCCTCAGCCGTGTCCTGCACAACTGGTCCGACGACGAAGCGCGGGCCGTCCTGCGCCGCAGCCGGGAGGCGCTGGAGCCCGGCGGTCGCGTCCTCATCCTGGAACGGATCCTGCCCGACGACGGCAGCCCGCTGCTGGCCAGCCTCTTCGACGTGCACATGATGGTCATGACCAGCGGCGCCGAACGCACCGAGCACCAGTACGAGGCCCTGCTGCGCGACGCCGGGCTGACCACGGAACGGGTGGCCGACCTGTCCCTGGAGATGCGGCTGCTGGTGGCCGCGCCGCTGCGCGGGTGA
- a CDS encoding alpha-ketoglutarate-dependent dioxygenase AlkB has translation MNDALFGTPAVEVAPGAVHVPGWLGPDVQADLVRRCRDWSRGPAGMRRHTMPRGGTMSVRMASLGWHWAPYSYSRTLPDGTPVQPFPGLLGDLAVRAVRAAYGTPPAAGADPYDVALVNFYDAEARMGMHQDRDERSPAPVVSLSLGDTCVFRFGNTETRTRPYTDVELRSGDLFVFGGPSRMAYHGVPRTRPGTAPAELGLRGRLNITIRALGG, from the coding sequence ATGAACGACGCGCTGTTCGGGACCCCGGCGGTGGAGGTGGCGCCCGGTGCCGTGCACGTGCCCGGCTGGCTCGGGCCCGACGTCCAGGCCGACCTGGTCCGGCGCTGCCGGGACTGGTCGCGCGGGCCCGCCGGGATGCGCCGGCACACCATGCCGCGCGGCGGCACGATGAGCGTCCGCATGGCCAGCCTGGGCTGGCACTGGGCTCCGTATTCCTACAGCCGCACCCTGCCCGACGGCACACCGGTCCAGCCCTTCCCCGGCCTGCTCGGGGACCTGGCCGTCCGTGCCGTGAGGGCCGCCTACGGGACCCCGCCCGCGGCCGGGGCCGACCCCTACGACGTCGCCCTGGTCAACTTCTACGACGCCGAGGCCCGCATGGGCATGCACCAGGACCGCGACGAGCGCTCGCCCGCCCCGGTCGTCTCCCTCAGCCTCGGCGACACCTGCGTGTTCCGCTTCGGCAACACCGAGACCCGTACCCGCCCCTACACCGACGTCGAACTGCGCAGCGGCGACCTGTTCGTCTTCGGCGGGCCCTCGCGCATGGCCTACCACGGGGTCCCGCGCACCCGGCCCGGCACCGCGCCTGCGGAACTCGGCCTGCGGGGCCGGCTCAACATCACCATCCGGGCCCTGGGCGGATGA
- a CDS encoding DMT family transporter has protein sequence MIRSLTPSLRRAPARVPAPIMLLIGMFTLHTGSALAVTAFAHASPATVTWLRLSWAALLLLALGGPSLWRAVRAASRRELGAVVILGTASAGMMLFYSEATARIELGTATSIEFLGTLVVAVAAMRRRRELVWILAAVVGVVCLTRPWLGELDLVGVGFALAGAVCVVAYIVLTQKVGAGFSAVHGLALTMTVGALVSAPLGAPAAFAAPDLDLILFTLGIALLFPMVPFLLEMMALQRMGRTAYSTFSSMEPGVSLIMGLVVIGQSPALVQVAGMALVVVAGVGTTRGDSARPAVSEDPGPDKRGTGEPGSHARAPERAPVAVGDRDALGEARCSDAALEGGTSLAGQRQ, from the coding sequence GTGATCCGCTCCCTGACTCCCTCGCTGCGCCGTGCCCCCGCCCGGGTTCCGGCGCCCATCATGCTGCTCATCGGCATGTTCACCCTGCACACCGGCAGCGCGCTGGCCGTCACCGCCTTCGCCCACGCCAGCCCCGCCACGGTCACGTGGCTGCGTCTCTCCTGGGCCGCGCTGCTCCTCCTGGCCCTGGGCGGGCCCTCGCTGTGGCGGGCGGTGCGCGCCGCGAGCCGACGTGAGCTGGGAGCCGTGGTGATCCTGGGCACAGCGAGCGCGGGGATGATGCTGTTCTATTCCGAGGCGACGGCGCGGATCGAACTCGGCACCGCCACCTCCATCGAGTTCCTCGGCACGCTCGTGGTGGCCGTCGCCGCGATGCGGCGCCGCCGCGAACTCGTGTGGATCCTGGCCGCCGTGGTCGGCGTGGTCTGCCTGACCCGCCCCTGGCTGGGCGAACTCGACCTCGTGGGCGTCGGCTTCGCCCTGGCGGGCGCGGTGTGCGTGGTCGCCTACATCGTCCTCACCCAGAAGGTGGGCGCCGGGTTCTCGGCCGTCCACGGCCTGGCCCTGACGATGACCGTCGGAGCCCTCGTCTCCGCGCCCCTGGGCGCCCCCGCCGCGTTCGCCGCACCCGACCTGGACCTGATCCTGTTCACCCTGGGCATCGCCCTGCTCTTCCCCATGGTGCCGTTCCTGCTGGAGATGATGGCGCTGCAGCGGATGGGCCGGACCGCCTACAGCACGTTCTCCAGCATGGAGCCGGGGGTCAGCCTGATCATGGGCCTGGTCGTCATCGGCCAGTCGCCCGCCCTGGTGCAGGTCGCCGGGATGGCGCTGGTGGTGGTCGCGGGCGTGGGCACCACACGCGGCGACAGCGCCCGCCCGGCCGTGTCGGAGGACCCCGGCCCCGACAAGCGGGGGACCGGGGAACCCGGCTCCCACGCCCGCGCCCCGGAGCGGGCCCCGGTCGCCGTCGGCGACCGCGACGCCCTCGGCGAAGCGCGGTGCTCGGACGCGGCGCTCGAAGGCGGTACGTCCCTGGCGGGTCAGCGCCAGTGA
- a CDS encoding LysR family transcriptional regulator has translation MDFTRLRLLVELDRLGTMAAVSEVTGMSTSAVSKHFAVLEKEARVPLIVPDGRRVRLTPAGRRLAEHAVAILARVEEARAEFDGEGEPVGRVDLVMYTSAAPVVLPALRRLRQDHPGIDIRLTEHESDQALALLQDGGADLGIVYQYSILPRDFPGTLSVHPVGTEGLLLAQPSGDGDSRTLTRRKLREFAHASWIASPFRGDEEALIRRMCADAGFIPRIAHRIDNLRLFEDLVAARSGVGVVPRLTAETRRGVAHAPLGEVGGVRQVYLAGRTGNWAWRPVRLVARYLHESATGILDDVPPLDLE, from the coding sequence ATGGATTTCACGCGCCTCCGCCTCCTCGTCGAACTCGACCGGCTCGGCACGATGGCGGCAGTGTCCGAGGTCACAGGGATGAGCACGTCGGCGGTCTCCAAACACTTCGCCGTCCTGGAGAAGGAGGCCCGCGTTCCGCTCATCGTCCCCGACGGGCGGCGGGTACGGCTGACCCCGGCCGGCCGGCGCCTGGCGGAGCACGCCGTGGCGATCCTCGCCCGGGTGGAGGAGGCCCGCGCGGAGTTCGACGGCGAGGGCGAGCCCGTCGGGCGCGTCGACCTGGTCATGTACACGAGCGCGGCCCCCGTGGTGCTGCCCGCGCTGCGCCGGCTGCGACAGGACCATCCGGGCATCGACATCCGTCTGACCGAGCACGAGTCCGACCAGGCGCTCGCGCTCCTGCAGGACGGCGGTGCCGATCTCGGGATCGTCTACCAGTACAGTATTCTCCCCCGAGATTTTCCGGGAACACTGTCCGTTCACCCAGTGGGCACTGAGGGTCTCCTCCTGGCCCAGCCCTCCGGGGACGGCGACAGCCGCACGCTGACCCGGCGCAAGCTCCGCGAGTTCGCGCACGCGTCCTGGATCGCCAGCCCCTTCCGGGGCGATGAGGAGGCGCTGATCCGGCGCATGTGCGCCGACGCCGGGTTCATCCCGCGCATCGCGCACCGCATCGACAACCTGCGGCTGTTCGAGGACCTGGTCGCGGCCCGGTCGGGCGTGGGGGTGGTGCCCCGGCTCACGGCGGAGACGCGGCGCGGTGTGGCGCACGCGCCCCTGGGCGAGGTGGGCGGGGTGCGCCAGGTCTACCTGGCCGGGCGTACCGGCAACTGGGCCTGGCGCCCCGTCCGCCTGGTGGCCCGCTACCTGCACGAGTCGGCGACGGGCATCCTGGACGACGTCCCTCCGCTGGACCTGGAGTAG
- a CDS encoding OmpA family protein, protein MSRFRKPSAIALASAVLLGIPYVLVWHLSWPQLDLSWSGTLVHLRGLRLPPGLGTALLIVVLWALWGLYLAGLVVEGAARVRGTPGLFRPLGPLQVVAATAVGASVVTPTYALADTVTGEEAPGQGDSAPASAPDAEEGPRSVERERVVAGFATGSADLTEGMSADLAPVVELLREYGDPDVPVLVTGHTDPTGDAQTNLELSERRAQAVADHLAAELGDAAPETTVEGAGSRQQREGDHADQRRVELVYTVRTGPPEQAPASAEEPEDTAGEDVAANGGDATGDTEAEEQVALASASQRDGEEEPERVIVMEVPDHAVTVSAAFAGVLGGYVLARGGVRLPRAVLSLPRRRTQPLALPPVPPRPTPQDEIDDRVSVELGHVPGIGLTGAGMKGAARRLLVNALVAPDSGVARVLITEEDTGWLIGDQGRELLGERPCPPVRMVDGMAEALAVLQRELHRTSGEALRTDERAPLVLVARPVPEHESALSALLLHGQHRGISAVLLGRWPLGGSCVIEEDGLITETSTPLATIFHHSWPGSDSDEVLRAIRVHRDRPVADARPAAAAEPAPEPAPRRTAAEAVALSGFWDTLAGNDDPEPNAFWEGVPELGVTEETAAGPDGDEVMTASEADDRPAEAGPGKEEPEGRVGKHDPDKDEAPSVPAEVPTDTDPSPWRESAAEAVVQDEPAPTAGRGTGSRASASAERSAAQVRATTQAQTQAQVAAAPEEAAASRPLPAKPRKAGRGRTWRPKEKT, encoded by the coding sequence ATGTCACGATTCCGCAAGCCGAGCGCGATCGCCCTCGCGTCGGCGGTCCTGCTCGGGATTCCCTACGTGCTCGTGTGGCACCTGTCGTGGCCGCAGCTCGACCTGTCGTGGTCGGGCACCCTGGTCCACCTGCGCGGCCTGCGGCTGCCGCCCGGACTGGGCACTGCGCTCCTGATCGTCGTGCTGTGGGCACTGTGGGGCCTGTACCTGGCGGGCCTCGTGGTCGAGGGTGCGGCGCGCGTGCGGGGCACTCCCGGCCTGTTCCGGCCGCTGGGCCCGTTGCAGGTCGTCGCGGCCACCGCCGTCGGCGCGAGCGTGGTCACGCCGACCTACGCGCTGGCCGACACCGTCACCGGTGAGGAGGCGCCCGGGCAGGGGGACAGCGCTCCAGCGTCCGCGCCGGACGCAGAGGAGGGGCCCCGCAGTGTCGAGCGCGAACGCGTCGTCGCGGGGTTCGCGACCGGGTCGGCGGACCTGACCGAGGGGATGAGCGCGGACCTGGCCCCGGTGGTGGAGCTCCTGCGCGAGTACGGCGACCCCGACGTGCCCGTCCTGGTCACCGGGCACACCGATCCGACGGGGGACGCCCAGACCAACCTGGAGCTCTCCGAGCGCAGGGCCCAGGCGGTCGCCGACCACCTCGCCGCCGAGCTCGGCGACGCCGCCCCGGAGACGACGGTCGAGGGGGCCGGCTCGCGTCAGCAGCGCGAGGGCGACCACGCGGACCAGCGCAGGGTCGAGCTCGTCTACACGGTCCGGACCGGGCCGCCGGAGCAGGCGCCCGCGAGCGCTGAGGAACCCGAGGACACGGCGGGGGAGGATGTCGCGGCGAACGGGGGCGACGCGACAGGGGACACGGAGGCCGAGGAGCAGGTCGCGCTCGCCTCCGCGTCGCAGCGGGACGGGGAGGAGGAGCCCGAACGCGTCATCGTGATGGAGGTGCCCGACCACGCGGTCACCGTCTCCGCGGCGTTCGCGGGGGTGCTCGGCGGCTACGTCCTGGCGCGGGGAGGCGTGCGCCTGCCCCGGGCGGTCCTGTCGCTGCCGCGTCGGCGGACGCAGCCCCTCGCCCTGCCGCCCGTCCCTCCCCGCCCCACGCCCCAGGACGAGATCGACGACCGTGTGAGCGTGGAACTGGGACACGTGCCCGGGATCGGCCTGACGGGCGCGGGCATGAAGGGCGCGGCCCGTCGACTGCTGGTCAACGCGCTCGTCGCCCCGGATTCTGGGGTTGCGCGCGTGCTGATCACCGAGGAGGACACCGGGTGGCTCATCGGTGATCAGGGTAGGGAGCTGCTCGGTGAGCGCCCCTGCCCGCCCGTGCGGATGGTCGACGGGATGGCGGAAGCGCTCGCGGTACTCCAGCGCGAGTTGCACCGGACCTCCGGAGAGGCGCTGCGCACGGACGAACGCGCTCCGCTGGTCCTCGTCGCACGGCCCGTCCCGGAACACGAGTCGGCCCTGTCCGCGCTGCTGCTGCACGGCCAGCACCGCGGCATCAGCGCGGTCCTGCTGGGCCGGTGGCCGCTCGGCGGGAGCTGTGTGATCGAGGAGGACGGCCTCATCACAGAGACGAGTACGCCGCTCGCCACGATCTTCCACCACTCCTGGCCGGGGAGCGACAGCGACGAGGTGCTGCGGGCGATCCGCGTTCACCGCGACCGGCCCGTGGCGGACGCACGGCCCGCGGCGGCGGCCGAACCCGCCCCGGAGCCCGCGCCGCGTCGGACGGCTGCCGAGGCGGTGGCCCTGTCCGGCTTCTGGGACACCCTGGCCGGGAATGACGACCCCGAACCGAACGCCTTCTGGGAGGGCGTTCCCGAACTCGGCGTGACCGAGGAGACCGCAGCCGGGCCCGATGGGGACGAGGTCATGACCGCTTCCGAAGCCGACGACCGGCCCGCCGAAGCCGGGCCGGGGAAGGAGGAGCCGGAGGGTCGGGTCGGGAAGCACGATCCCGACAAGGACGAGGCCCCGTCCGTGCCAGCGGAGGTGCCGACGGACACCGATCCTTCTCCGTGGCGTGAGTCGGCCGCAGAGGCCGTTGTGCAGGACGAGCCTGCCCCGACCGCGGGTCGGGGTACCGGTTCGCGGGCGTCCGCCTCTGCGGAGCGGTCGGCGGCCCAGGTGCGGGCCACGACGCAGGCCCAGACACAGGCGCAGGTCGCGGCGGCACCAGAGGAGGCCGCGGCCTCCAGGCCGCTGCCCGCCAAGCCGAGGAAGGCGGGCCGGGGCAGGACGTGGCGCCCCAAGGAGAAGACCTGA
- a CDS encoding pilus assembly protein TadG-related protein, whose amino-acid sequence MSDIRSDDGQATAFVIVLVTAFVFCLGLVFDGGGLLRSHTQALALSQEAARVGTQQLDWAAYREGGDTVRLDPAAAAAAAQGFLAASGATGSVTVDGDTVTVTARVPYTFTLLPLGTTTTESTASARPYTQPTP is encoded by the coding sequence GTGAGCGACATCCGGTCCGACGACGGCCAGGCGACGGCGTTCGTCATCGTCCTGGTCACCGCGTTCGTGTTCTGCCTCGGCCTGGTCTTCGACGGCGGCGGTCTGCTGCGCAGCCACACCCAGGCACTCGCGCTCTCCCAGGAGGCCGCGCGGGTGGGGACACAGCAGTTGGACTGGGCCGCCTATCGGGAGGGCGGGGACACGGTGCGGCTGGACCCCGCCGCCGCGGCCGCCGCCGCACAGGGCTTCCTCGCCGCCTCCGGTGCCACGGGCAGTGTCACCGTGGACGGCGACACCGTGACCGTGACGGCCCGGGTCCCCTACACCTTCACCCTGCTGCCCCTGGGCACCACCACGACCGAGTCCACCGCCAGCGCCCGCCCGTACACGCAGCCCACCCCCTAG
- a CDS encoding TadE family protein — protein MKKQRSDDRGAASVELALLTPMLIAFALLMILAGRVVGAGSIADEAAHAAARAASLERSVPAAEAGATDIAARSLAASGLICSDHILALDHGGLRPGGTVTAVLDCRVGLDDLSGLGVPGSVTIQGSSTVAVDTFRGQP, from the coding sequence GTGAAGAAGCAGCGCTCGGACGACCGGGGCGCCGCGTCGGTGGAGCTGGCACTGCTCACCCCGATGCTGATCGCCTTCGCCCTGCTGATGATCCTCGCCGGGCGTGTGGTGGGCGCCGGCTCCATCGCCGACGAGGCCGCGCACGCCGCCGCGCGCGCGGCCTCGCTGGAGCGGTCCGTCCCGGCGGCCGAGGCCGGTGCGACGGACATCGCCGCTCGGAGCCTGGCCGCATCCGGGCTGATCTGCTCGGACCACATCCTGGCCCTGGACCACGGCGGCCTCCGGCCGGGCGGCACCGTGACGGCGGTGCTGGACTGCCGGGTCGGCCTGGACGACCTGTCCGGCCTCGGCGTGCCCGGCAGCGTCACGATCCAGGGCAGCTCGACCGTGGCCGTGGACACCTTCCGGGGGCAGCCGTGA
- a CDS encoding TadE/TadG family type IV pilus assembly protein produces MASPDDDQGSAELAIATPLLLLLMLFVLQTALWMHGDHLAAAIARQSAEAARTADGAGGQAGAEAVADELGGSLLVERTVTVDRGETEVRAVVEASVTSLIPGLTWPVHQELSVPVERFVPPEAQTGAQP; encoded by the coding sequence TTGGCCTCCCCCGACGACGACCAGGGCAGCGCGGAACTCGCGATCGCCACTCCGCTGCTCCTGCTCCTGATGCTCTTCGTCCTCCAGACGGCGCTGTGGATGCACGGCGACCACCTGGCCGCCGCCATCGCACGCCAGTCCGCCGAGGCCGCCCGCACCGCCGACGGAGCGGGCGGCCAGGCCGGTGCCGAGGCGGTCGCCGACGAGCTCGGCGGCTCGCTGCTGGTGGAGCGCACCGTCACCGTCGATCGCGGCGAGACCGAGGTCCGGGCCGTGGTGGAGGCGAGCGTCACCTCCCTCATCCCCGGACTGACCTGGCCGGTGCACCAGGAGCTGTCCGTGCCGGTGGAGCGCTTCGTGCCACCGGAGGCCCAGACAGGAGCACAGCCGTGA
- a CDS encoding type II secretion system F family protein, protein MIPDSILSAAAAGALVGLGLWLLLAVRFAGPTLAERLAARPPVPTAPIRDRSTGPLARLGALGVPLLAGLGLPRTRTLRELEICERDPAAFLAEKATGALLAVTVPPLLGLLLGVADVALPTGYAALAWGVFALVVWFAPDLALRDEARKRRERMRHTLAAFADLVVVSLAGGAGVNGALTDAGSAGDGWAMVRIREALRDAALRRRPPWTALRDLGERYDTPEFDELAASLQLAGADGARIRSSLAAKAKTLRTQFLAELDADAQSDTERMSLPVVLLFAGFLVLLGYPALSHVLFSL, encoded by the coding sequence GTGATCCCCGACTCGATCCTGTCGGCCGCCGCGGCCGGGGCCCTCGTCGGCCTGGGCCTGTGGCTGCTGCTGGCCGTGCGCTTCGCCGGCCCCACCCTCGCCGAGCGCCTCGCCGCCCGGCCGCCCGTCCCGACGGCTCCGATCCGCGACCGGAGCACCGGTCCGCTCGCGCGCCTGGGCGCGCTCGGTGTGCCGCTCCTGGCCGGGCTCGGTCTGCCCCGCACCCGCACACTGCGCGAGCTGGAGATCTGCGAACGCGACCCGGCGGCCTTTCTGGCCGAGAAGGCCACCGGAGCGCTCCTGGCCGTGACCGTGCCGCCCCTCCTGGGGTTGCTCCTCGGAGTGGCGGACGTGGCGCTGCCGACCGGCTACGCCGCTCTGGCATGGGGCGTGTTCGCGCTCGTGGTCTGGTTCGCACCCGACCTGGCCCTGCGGGACGAGGCGCGCAAGCGCCGCGAGCGCATGCGGCACACCCTGGCCGCGTTCGCCGACCTCGTCGTGGTCTCCCTCGCCGGCGGCGCGGGCGTCAACGGGGCCCTGACCGACGCCGGGTCCGCGGGTGACGGCTGGGCCATGGTCCGCATCCGCGAGGCCCTGCGCGACGCGGCACTGCGGCGCCGACCCCCCTGGACGGCGCTGCGCGACCTGGGCGAGCGCTACGACACCCCCGAGTTCGACGAACTCGCCGCGAGCCTGCAGCTCGCGGGTGCCGATGGCGCCCGCATCCGCTCCTCGCTCGCCGCCAAGGCCAAGACCCTGCGTACGCAGTTCCTCGCCGAACTCGACGCCGACGCCCAGTCCGACACCGAACGGATGAGCCTGCCCGTCGTCCTGCTCTTCGCCGGTTTCCTCGTCCTCCTCGGCTACCCCGCCCTCAGCCACGTCCTGTTCAGCCTCTGA
- a CDS encoding type II secretion system F family protein: MCGAFTGAGVWIALASLFPPRNGVRPARLRAALTDRHRPVRLAASAGVGALVWFVTGWPVAGVLLAAGAWWAPVLLGPDRHHERQVAGIEAVAAWTEMLRDLMAGAAGLHQAITATIPIAPEPVRADVVRLSDALRQGTPPQAALRRFADDVDNPTADLVAAALSSATSRHATDLGVLLGSLAEAAREQAAMLVRAAAGRARVRTSTRIIIAVTLGMAVVMLLFSPDYLDPFDGVVGQSVLAVIGALWAVALAWLVRLSRPKLGPRVLSAGAPRETEVAA; encoded by the coding sequence ATGTGCGGCGCCTTCACCGGGGCCGGGGTGTGGATCGCCCTCGCCTCACTGTTCCCGCCCCGGAACGGAGTGCGCCCCGCGCGCCTGCGCGCCGCGCTGACCGACCGGCACCGGCCCGTCCGCCTCGCCGCCTCGGCGGGCGTCGGCGCCCTCGTCTGGTTCGTCACCGGATGGCCGGTCGCCGGGGTCCTGCTCGCGGCGGGGGCCTGGTGGGCGCCCGTCCTGCTCGGACCCGACCGGCACCACGAACGGCAGGTCGCCGGAATCGAGGCGGTCGCGGCGTGGACGGAGATGCTGCGCGACCTGATGGCCGGTGCCGCCGGACTGCACCAGGCCATCACCGCCACCATCCCCATCGCCCCCGAACCGGTGCGCGCCGACGTCGTCCGCCTCTCCGACGCGCTGCGCCAGGGAACACCGCCCCAGGCCGCGCTGCGGCGGTTCGCCGACGACGTCGACAACCCCACCGCCGACCTGGTCGCGGCGGCGCTGAGCAGCGCGACGTCACGGCATGCCACCGACCTGGGCGTTCTCCTGGGCAGCCTGGCCGAAGCCGCCCGCGAGCAGGCCGCGATGCTGGTGCGCGCGGCGGCCGGGCGTGCGCGCGTGCGCACCTCCACCCGCATCATCATCGCGGTGACCCTGGGGATGGCCGTGGTCATGCTGCTGTTCAGCCCCGACTACCTGGACCCCTTCGACGGCGTCGTCGGCCAGTCCGTGCTCGCCGTTATCGGCGCCCTGTGGGCCGTGGCACTGGCGTGGCTGGTCCGGCTCTCGCGGCCCAAGCTCGGCCCCCGCGTACTCTCCGCGGGCGCGCCCCGTGAGACGGAGGTGGCGGCGTGA